In one Arthrobacter jinronghuae genomic region, the following are encoded:
- a CDS encoding alpha/beta hydrolase → MSINVDLSGTDNLPNEAALLAAAGRLDRRAERMADTLDDAQAKWQTVNSFYRAPEASLVHTAMDKPRDDGEEILLAVRSSKQALEVFAEEIRTIRAKRADLKTKIATAQAQDKREAEIIDGIGEFGFLGEAVSKIGSVMDSADAFMDQFMLQREADQLADDLQKAEQECNRAHRALVRPTADVPPISKEALNEWAIQDVTQAYNRVQNSIGDPTVAMQQYLALLAGLRPDQMDQFLARNPEAALSPPALGSDPQKNKEAWEKLTPEQRAVISQKVPSLVGNLEGIPYSDRIAANNVALDLALAQKPLPDAQRDVLLEIKHAADPGRDGRTVRGLISFDPTHPPLAALAIGNMDTADNVTWNVPGMGTTAGSMDDWAKGSQNIYDAQVKLGGGEPAVVAWIGYHTPAMPPSTEVLGNAHALNGGERLASSLNGFNAASDGRDAYVSVAAHSYGTTTTAYGLTGIDFDVDSVAFYGSAGLDDTAVADMRIKDGPGGQPALFATQATQDDVASLGRSSGRTNPLGDGFGSHEFSSEGDAERELKQTLGHSVLGEDGDKWNPMHTYDKHGYLDVGTQSLDSIAKITTGNGDEVLQREEELADTSKAFEERRSEMPYYPHSFGRR, encoded by the coding sequence GTGAGCATCAATGTTGATCTGAGTGGTACTGACAACCTGCCCAACGAAGCGGCGCTGCTGGCTGCTGCCGGCAGGCTGGACAGACGCGCTGAACGTATGGCTGACACCTTGGACGACGCACAGGCCAAGTGGCAGACCGTAAATTCCTTCTACCGCGCCCCGGAAGCAAGCCTCGTGCACACGGCGATGGACAAACCACGCGACGACGGTGAGGAGATCCTGCTTGCGGTGCGCTCCTCAAAACAGGCTTTGGAAGTCTTCGCGGAAGAAATCCGCACCATCAGGGCAAAGCGCGCCGACCTCAAGACCAAAATCGCAACTGCCCAAGCGCAAGACAAGCGCGAAGCCGAGATCATCGATGGAATCGGAGAATTCGGCTTCCTCGGAGAGGCTGTCAGCAAAATCGGGTCCGTCATGGACTCCGCGGACGCTTTCATGGATCAGTTCATGCTCCAAAGGGAAGCGGACCAGCTGGCAGACGACCTGCAAAAGGCAGAGCAGGAGTGTAACCGGGCGCACAGGGCCTTGGTCCGCCCTACTGCTGATGTTCCGCCAATCAGCAAGGAAGCCCTGAACGAATGGGCTATCCAGGATGTTACCCAGGCCTACAACCGGGTGCAGAACTCCATCGGTGACCCGACTGTAGCCATGCAGCAGTATCTTGCGCTCTTGGCCGGGCTCAGGCCCGACCAAATGGATCAGTTCCTGGCCCGTAACCCAGAGGCGGCGCTCTCGCCGCCGGCTCTCGGATCGGATCCCCAGAAAAACAAGGAAGCCTGGGAGAAGCTCACGCCGGAGCAGCGCGCCGTCATTAGCCAGAAGGTGCCGTCCCTCGTAGGCAATCTGGAGGGCATTCCTTACTCAGACCGAATTGCTGCGAACAATGTGGCGCTGGACCTGGCACTGGCCCAGAAGCCGCTTCCGGATGCACAGCGGGATGTCCTGCTGGAAATAAAACATGCGGCTGACCCCGGCCGCGACGGTCGGACCGTCCGAGGACTTATTTCCTTTGATCCCACGCACCCGCCGCTGGCCGCCCTGGCTATCGGAAACATGGATACTGCGGACAACGTCACATGGAATGTCCCGGGGATGGGAACGACCGCCGGGTCCATGGACGATTGGGCCAAGGGTTCACAGAACATTTACGATGCCCAGGTGAAGCTCGGCGGCGGCGAGCCGGCAGTGGTTGCCTGGATCGGTTACCACACACCAGCCATGCCGCCCTCCACCGAAGTCTTGGGCAACGCACATGCCCTAAACGGGGGTGAGCGGCTCGCCTCATCGCTGAATGGCTTCAACGCTGCCAGCGACGGCCGTGATGCCTATGTTTCGGTTGCAGCGCACTCCTACGGCACAACGACCACTGCCTACGGCTTGACCGGGATTGATTTTGACGTGGACTCCGTGGCTTTTTATGGCTCCGCGGGCCTGGACGATACGGCTGTGGCGGACATGCGCATTAAAGATGGTCCCGGGGGACAGCCGGCGTTGTTTGCTACCCAAGCCACTCAAGACGACGTCGCATCGCTTGGTCGGTCCTCAGGTCGCACCAACCCGCTGGGGGACGGTTTCGGGTCACATGAATTCAGTTCGGAGGGGGACGCAGAGCGGGAGCTCAAGCAGACCCTGGGACACTCCGTCCTCGGGGAGGACGGTGACAAATGGAATCCCATGCACACCTACGATAAACATGGGTATCTGGACGTTGGAACACAGAGCCTGGATTCCATCGCCAAGATTACAACCGGAAACGGTGATGAGGTCCTACAGCGCGAGGAAGAATTAGCGGATACTTCGAAAGCCTTTGAAGAGAGACGGTCTGAGATGCCTTATTACCCGCACAGTTTTGGCAGACGATGA